The Geobacter sp. AOG2 genome includes a window with the following:
- the galE gene encoding UDP-glucose 4-epimerase GalE — translation MPETILVSGGCGYIGSHVVRQLSEAGRKVVVYDNLSTGFRDALIHGEELIVGELADRQALEAAFERHRFTTVLHFAASIVAPESVSLPLKYYGNNTRNTLGLLETCTKFDVRRFIFSSTAAVYGIPDGGAASEESALAPINPYGTSKLMSEWMLRDTSAAHGMQYVALRYFNVAGADPQARMGQRTPEATHLIKVACQAALGMRESVAIYGTDYPTPDGSGIRDYIHIEDLAAAHLCALQYLENGGEPTAMNVGYGRGGSVREVLKVVKEISGVDFTVVEAQRRPGDPASLVAQADRIRRLTGWQPRYDDLRSIVADAWRWESKLAGKR, via the coding sequence ATGCCTGAAACCATTCTCGTAAGCGGGGGCTGCGGCTACATCGGTAGCCATGTCGTCCGGCAGCTCAGCGAAGCGGGCCGCAAGGTGGTCGTCTACGACAACCTCTCCACCGGTTTTCGCGACGCCCTGATCCACGGCGAAGAGCTGATCGTGGGCGAGTTGGCCGACCGCCAGGCCCTGGAGGCGGCCTTTGAACGCCACCGCTTCACCACGGTCCTGCACTTCGCCGCCTCCATCGTGGCCCCGGAATCGGTCTCCCTGCCGCTCAAGTACTACGGCAACAACACCCGCAACACCTTGGGGCTTTTGGAGACCTGCACGAAGTTCGACGTGCGGCGCTTCATCTTTTCCAGCACCGCCGCGGTCTACGGCATTCCCGACGGAGGCGCCGCCTCCGAGGAGAGCGCCCTGGCCCCCATCAATCCCTACGGCACCTCGAAGCTGATGAGCGAGTGGATGCTGCGGGACACCTCCGCGGCTCACGGCATGCAGTACGTGGCGCTGCGCTACTTCAACGTGGCCGGCGCCGATCCCCAGGCCCGCATGGGGCAGCGCACCCCCGAGGCGACCCACCTGATCAAGGTGGCCTGCCAGGCCGCCCTGGGGATGCGGGAGAGCGTCGCCATCTACGGCACGGACTACCCGACCCCCGACGGCAGCGGTATCCGCGACTACATCCACATCGAGGACCTGGCCGCCGCACACCTGTGCGCCTTGCAGTATCTGGAGAACGGGGGCGAGCCCACCGCCATGAATGTCGGCTACGGCCGGGGGGGCAGTGTGCGGGAGGTGCTGAAGGTCGTGAAGGAGATCAGCGGTGTGGATTTCACGGTGGTGGAGGCGCAGCGCCGTCCCGGCGACCCGGCCTCGCTGGTGGCGCAGGCCGACAGGATCAGGCGACTCACCGGCTGGCAGCCGCGCTACGACGACCTGCGGAGCATCGTGGCCGATGCCTGGAGATGGGAGAGCAAACTGGCGGGGAAACGATAA
- a CDS encoding co-chaperone YbbN, whose translation MRPLVVCVVLCATVTAARAELPSAGESVIRAALTSGRPTVADFGARTCIPCKKMAPILAELNGELKGRGNVLFTDVRESPDLAERYHVQMIPTQIFFDIRGREVKRHMGFMEKSAILKELKALGMK comes from the coding sequence ATGCGCCCGCTCGTTGTCTGTGTCGTCCTGTGTGCCACGGTGACCGCCGCGCGGGCCGAGCTGCCATCGGCAGGCGAGAGCGTCATCCGCGCCGCCCTGACCTCGGGCAGGCCCACGGTGGCCGATTTCGGCGCCCGAACCTGCATCCCCTGCAAAAAGATGGCGCCGATCCTGGCCGAATTGAATGGCGAGCTGAAGGGCAGGGGCAACGTCCTGTTCACGGATGTCCGGGAATCCCCCGACCTTGCCGAACGGTATCATGTGCAGATGATCCCGACCCAGATTTTCTTCGATATCAGGGGCAGGGAGGTAAAACGTCATATGGGCTTCATGGAAAAATCCGCCATCCTGAAGGAGCTGAAGGCCCTGGGGATGAAATGA
- a CDS encoding thioredoxin family protein — protein MKIEVLGTGCAKCKALHEAVQTAVREKGVEAEIVKVEDIPSIMGHGVMSTPALVIDGKVVFSGRTATAEEIGGLL, from the coding sequence ATGAAGATCGAAGTTCTGGGTACCGGCTGCGCCAAATGCAAGGCGCTCCACGAGGCTGTGCAAACGGCGGTCAGGGAAAAGGGGGTCGAGGCGGAGATCGTCAAGGTGGAAGACATTCCCTCCATCATGGGGCACGGCGTCATGAGCACCCCGGCGCTGGTGATCGACGGCAAGGTGGTCTTCTCCGGCAGGACCGCCACGGCGGAAGAGATCGGGGGACTGCTGTGA
- a CDS encoding permease gives MLKQFADYLVFTLIGLAPGSRPGEALDFFVYDTLKIFLLLTTIVFVVAIIRSYFSPERTRRILSHNREYVGNVLAALLGIVTPFCSCSAVPLFIGFVESGIPLGVTFSFLISSPMVNEIALIMLWGLFGWKIAMIYVGTGLLVAVTAGIAIGRLRMEKYVQDYVWEVKVGQAGIQEQSFREKIDYARNYTRELLKKIWPYVVIGVGMGAFIHGYAPADFLLKYAGRGNPFAVPLAVLIGVPLYSNAAGIIPVVQALMEKGMAVGTVLAFMMAVTALSFPEAVILKNVLKTRLLVTFFGIVATAIVIVGYLFNAILAT, from the coding sequence ATGCTGAAACAGTTCGCCGACTATCTTGTCTTCACCCTCATAGGGCTTGCCCCCGGTTCGCGTCCGGGCGAGGCGCTGGATTTCTTCGTCTACGACACCCTCAAGATCTTTCTGCTCCTGACCACCATCGTCTTTGTGGTGGCCATCATCCGCTCCTATTTCTCGCCGGAGCGGACCCGGCGCATCCTTTCCCATAATCGCGAATACGTGGGCAACGTGCTGGCGGCGCTCCTGGGGATCGTCACCCCCTTCTGCTCCTGTTCGGCGGTGCCGCTGTTCATCGGATTCGTGGAGTCGGGCATCCCGCTGGGGGTGACCTTTTCGTTCCTGATTTCCTCGCCCATGGTCAACGAGATCGCCCTGATCATGCTCTGGGGACTGTTCGGCTGGAAAATAGCCATGATTTACGTGGGCACGGGCCTGCTGGTGGCCGTCACGGCCGGGATCGCGATCGGCAGACTCAGGATGGAAAAATATGTGCAGGACTACGTTTGGGAGGTCAAGGTCGGGCAGGCGGGGATCCAGGAACAGAGCTTCCGGGAAAAGATCGACTATGCCCGGAACTATACCCGTGAACTCCTGAAGAAAATATGGCCCTACGTGGTGATCGGCGTCGGCATGGGGGCCTTTATCCACGGCTATGCCCCGGCCGATTTCCTCCTGAAATACGCGGGGCGGGGCAACCCCTTTGCCGTGCCGCTGGCCGTGCTGATCGGCGTGCCGCTGTATTCCAACGCCGCCGGCATCATCCCGGTCGTGCAGGCCCTGATGGAGAAGGGCATGGCGGTCGGGACGGTGTTGGCCTTCATGATGGCGGTAACGGCCCTGTCGTTCCCCGAGGCGGTCATCCTCAAAAATGTGCTCAAGACCCGGCTGCTGGTCACCTTTTTCGGCATTGTGGCGACCGCTATCGTTATCGTCGGGTATCTGTTCAATGCCATACTCGCAACCTGA
- a CDS encoding NifB/NifX family molybdenum-iron cluster-binding protein, protein MKICFPVAQDAGLESPVYNHFGSAPLFVVVDTETRQAEALHNNDQQHQHGACSPLKALGTDRFDGIVVTGIGGGALNGLHRMGLKVFQAFDGTIAENVDLFVKGGLPEFLPQQTCGGHAQGGGCCH, encoded by the coding sequence ATGAAGATCTGTTTCCCCGTCGCTCAGGATGCGGGCCTGGAAAGCCCTGTTTATAACCATTTCGGTTCTGCTCCGCTGTTTGTGGTGGTCGACACCGAGACCCGCCAGGCAGAGGCGCTGCACAACAACGACCAGCAACACCAGCACGGCGCCTGCAGCCCCCTGAAAGCCCTCGGCACGGACCGGTTCGACGGTATCGTGGTCACCGGTATCGGCGGGGGGGCGCTGAACGGCCTGCACCGCATGGGGCTCAAGGTCTTTCAGGCGTTTGACGGCACCATTGCCGAGAATGTGGATCTGTTCGTGAAGGGCGGGCTGCCCGAGTTTCTTCCCCAGCAGACCTGCGGCGGGCATGCGCAAGGAGGCGGCTGCTGTCACTAG
- a CDS encoding DUF134 domain-containing protein: MSPRNKKPRTCTCPLRAEYEQVFKPAGTPLGQLEQVILYHDELEALYLCDGEHLRQEEAGERMGVSRGTVQRLLAAARAKVAQALVTNKALCIK; this comes from the coding sequence ATGTCACCACGAAACAAAAAACCGCGTACCTGTACCTGTCCGCTGCGGGCTGAATACGAACAGGTTTTCAAACCTGCCGGTACCCCGCTCGGACAGCTGGAACAGGTCATCTTGTACCACGATGAATTGGAAGCGCTCTATCTGTGCGATGGCGAGCACCTCCGGCAGGAAGAGGCCGGCGAACGCATGGGCGTTTCCCGGGGGACCGTTCAGCGCCTGCTGGCCGCGGCACGAGCCAAGGTTGCGCAGGCGCTGGTCACCAACAAGGCGCTCTGCATCAAGTAG
- a CDS encoding FAD-dependent oxidoreductase: MKIVVIGANAAGAKAAAKAKRINPKAGITVIDQGSFISYGACGIPYFVADTVRDEKELMSTPVGVVRDPAFFRKVKGVEVITETKAVALDWRNKKVELWTAESGTTSFLDYDRLILATGSSPLVPPLEQCELPGILTVKSMEDATLLKQQAISGKRACVIGAGLIGLETVEALALRGMQVTVVEMCDQVLPGVLDEEMATLLERHIRTHGVQVMTSCRVSGFAGTGHVEKVMTDRGEITADLVVLAVGAKPNVSLARDAGLRIGESGAIAVDDRLRTSVPDIYACGDCCETTSLVTGKSMHVPLGSTANKQGRVAGINAAGGDAVFAGVVGTTIVKVFEFNAGKTGLTELAARAAGYDVETVLSPAPDRAHFYPEAKPIALKLVADRKDGRLLGLQAVGPGAVDKRIDVAATAITFRATAEQISQLDLGYAPPFAAAMDNLIVAADILKNKLSGHARGVSPREVREKMEAEEDFILLDVRSPGEHEATRIAGAKLVPLGVLREKLDSLPKDKEIIAFCKISLRGYEAQKILDAAGFTNVRFMDGGILTWPYELES; the protein is encoded by the coding sequence ATGAAGATTGTGGTCATAGGGGCCAATGCCGCCGGAGCCAAGGCGGCGGCCAAGGCCAAGAGGATCAATCCGAAGGCCGGGATAACGGTCATCGACCAGGGAAGTTTTATCTCGTACGGCGCCTGCGGCATACCGTACTTTGTGGCCGATACGGTGCGCGATGAGAAGGAGCTCATGAGCACGCCGGTCGGCGTGGTTCGTGACCCTGCCTTTTTCCGGAAGGTCAAAGGGGTTGAGGTCATTACCGAAACCAAGGCGGTGGCGCTCGACTGGCGGAATAAGAAGGTTGAACTCTGGACCGCCGAGAGCGGTACGACCTCCTTCCTCGACTATGACCGTCTGATCCTGGCCACCGGAAGCTCGCCGCTTGTCCCGCCGCTTGAGCAATGCGAACTTCCCGGTATCCTGACCGTCAAAAGCATGGAGGACGCCACCCTTCTGAAGCAGCAGGCGATTTCCGGCAAACGGGCGTGCGTCATAGGCGCGGGCCTGATCGGTCTCGAGACCGTCGAGGCTCTGGCGCTGCGCGGGATGCAGGTAACGGTGGTCGAGATGTGCGATCAGGTCCTGCCGGGTGTTCTGGATGAGGAGATGGCGACGCTCCTTGAGCGGCATATACGGACCCACGGCGTCCAGGTGATGACGTCCTGCCGTGTTTCAGGTTTTGCCGGAACCGGGCACGTGGAAAAGGTCATGACCGACCGTGGCGAAATCACGGCCGATCTGGTGGTGCTGGCGGTCGGAGCGAAGCCCAACGTGAGCCTTGCCCGCGATGCCGGGCTTCGGATCGGGGAATCCGGCGCCATAGCCGTGGACGACCGCCTGCGGACCTCCGTGCCGGACATCTATGCCTGCGGCGACTGCTGCGAAACCACGAGCCTGGTAACGGGCAAAAGCATGCATGTGCCACTGGGAAGTACGGCCAATAAGCAGGGGCGGGTTGCCGGGATCAACGCGGCGGGAGGCGATGCCGTTTTTGCCGGGGTGGTGGGGACGACCATCGTCAAGGTGTTTGAATTCAATGCCGGGAAGACCGGTTTGACCGAACTAGCCGCCCGTGCCGCGGGCTACGACGTCGAGACCGTGCTGTCTCCCGCCCCGGACCGGGCCCATTTCTATCCCGAAGCAAAGCCGATAGCGCTGAAACTGGTTGCCGACCGGAAGGACGGCCGGCTGCTCGGCCTTCAGGCGGTCGGTCCCGGCGCCGTCGATAAACGGATAGATGTCGCGGCCACCGCCATTACCTTCCGTGCCACCGCCGAACAGATCTCCCAGCTCGACCTCGGCTATGCGCCGCCCTTTGCCGCGGCCATGGACAACCTGATCGTCGCCGCCGATATTCTGAAAAACAAACTCTCCGGCCATGCCAGGGGCGTGTCCCCCCGGGAGGTCAGAGAAAAGATGGAGGCGGAGGAGGACTTCATCCTGCTCGATGTCCGCTCTCCGGGCGAACACGAGGCGACGCGGATCGCCGGGGCAAAGCTGGTTCCGCTCGGCGTGCTGCGGGAGAAACTGGACAGCCTCCCCAAAGACAAGGAGATCATCGCCTTCTGCAAGATCAGCCTGCGGGGCTATGAGGCGCAAAAAATCCTCGATGCCGCCGGTTTCACCAACGTCCGGTTCATGGATGGCGGCATCCTCACCTGGCCCTACGAACTGGAGAGTTAG
- a CDS encoding DUF190 domain-containing protein, with protein sequence MTKLVGENVLMRIFIGESDRYGHKPLYEVLVELLRTEGFAGATVLRGVCGFGAHSVYHSQKLLDLSADLPLIVEVVDTQEKINAIMPRIDEMMGGGMITLEKATVIRYSHKQQAE encoded by the coding sequence ATGACAAAACTGGTTGGCGAGAATGTATTGATGCGGATCTTTATCGGGGAAAGCGACCGCTACGGTCACAAGCCGCTCTACGAGGTACTGGTGGAGCTGTTGCGCACGGAAGGGTTTGCCGGGGCAACGGTCCTGCGCGGCGTGTGCGGGTTCGGCGCCCACAGCGTCTATCACAGCCAGAAGCTTTTGGACCTGTCCGCCGACCTGCCCCTGATCGTCGAGGTCGTGGATACCCAGGAAAAGATCAACGCCATCATGCCGCGCATCGACGAGATGATGGGCGGCGGCATGATCACCCTGGAAAAGGCCACGGTCATCCGCTACAGCCACAAGCAGCAGGCGGAGTAG
- a CDS encoding metalloregulator ArsR/SmtB family transcription factor has product MVAANYLADVLKAIAQPTRLKIIDFLREGEKCVCEIFPAIGEEQSNTSRHLNYMHNHGILSRRKDGVKILYVVRHSEVFQIADLAASICARETKHRTRALKGK; this is encoded by the coding sequence ATGGTTGCCGCCAACTATCTGGCCGATGTTCTCAAGGCCATTGCCCAGCCGACCCGGCTGAAGATCATCGACTTCCTGCGGGAGGGGGAGAAGTGCGTTTGCGAGATCTTCCCCGCCATCGGCGAAGAACAATCCAACACCTCCCGGCATCTCAACTACATGCATAACCACGGCATCCTCTCCCGGCGCAAGGACGGCGTGAAGATCCTCTACGTCGTCAGGCATTCCGAGGTTTTTCAGATAGCCGACCTGGCCGCTTCCATCTGCGCCAGAGAAACCAAACACCGTACCAGGGCGTTGAAGGGAAAATAG
- a CDS encoding cytochrome c biogenesis CcdA family protein has product MTFLDNMEQIVALHPLAAFGAAFLAGVLSSASPCVLATIPLVVGFVGGYSDGNRVKAFRYSLAFVLGLSLTFTAFGAAAGLLGTMFGTLGGPWYLIAGTVALVMGGQMMGLYELRLPVRPDFKPKRGGIAGAFLLGLFFGVVSSPCATPVLVVLLTLVASGGKVLYGVTLLFSYALGHCLLMLFAGTFTGFVEGFAKTSGIVNFSLWARRVSGGIVALGGGWFMWQAF; this is encoded by the coding sequence ATGACCTTTCTCGATAACATGGAGCAGATCGTCGCCCTCCATCCGCTGGCGGCCTTTGGTGCGGCCTTCCTGGCGGGAGTGCTTTCCTCCGCCTCGCCGTGCGTCCTGGCCACCATACCGCTGGTGGTCGGTTTCGTCGGCGGCTACAGCGACGGCAATCGCGTCAAGGCGTTTCGCTATTCTCTGGCCTTCGTCCTCGGTCTCTCCCTGACCTTCACCGCGTTCGGCGCGGCGGCCGGGTTGCTCGGCACCATGTTCGGCACCCTCGGCGGCCCCTGGTACCTGATCGCCGGCACCGTGGCGCTGGTCATGGGGGGGCAGATGATGGGGCTGTACGAACTGCGCCTGCCGGTTCGCCCCGACTTCAAACCCAAGCGGGGCGGCATTGCCGGTGCGTTCCTGCTGGGGTTGTTTTTCGGCGTCGTTTCATCCCCGTGCGCCACGCCGGTACTGGTGGTGCTGCTGACGCTGGTGGCCAGCGGGGGCAAGGTGCTCTACGGCGTCACGCTGCTCTTTTCCTACGCCCTGGGACATTGTCTGCTGATGCTGTTTGCCGGTACCTTCACCGGCTTCGTGGAGGGGTTCGCCAAGACCAGCGGTATCGTCAATTTTTCTCTCTGGGCCAGGCGGGTCAGCGGCGGGATCGTCGCCCTGGGGGGCGGCTGGTTTATGTGGCAGGCGTTCTGA